From one Plasmodium malariae genome assembly, chromosome: 12 genomic stretch:
- the PmUG01_12058700 gene encoding conserved Plasmodium protein, unknown function, which translates to MKKISLLVNELKHVFKKKSNNLDQSSILKNIKIQNIYSNDKINKKEHYIYFKEYDIKTNNFNYTHVIKTKKLFKNGFGKYKNGVVITTIGCTIGMILSVFFLSSKWNIY; encoded by the exons atgaaaaaaataagtttattAGTTAACGAATTAAAACATGTtttcaaaaagaaaagtaataatttaGACCAATCGtctatattaaaaaacatcaaaatacaaaacatatattcgaatgataaaattaataagaaggagcattatatttattttaaagaatatgaCATAAAAACTAATA ATTTTAATTACACACATGTGatcaaaacaaaaaagcTGTTTAAAAATGGATTCGGCAAGTATAAAAATGGGGTTGTAATTACGACTATTGGTTGTACCATAGGCATGATCttatctgttttttttttatcatcaaAGTGgaacatttattaa
- the PET117 gene encoding protein PET117, putative: MKNNYGKILLLSSCALSFGIYCYVKKTKYSDYERRYEGVLKDIERQKMKLQKWKADNL; encoded by the coding sequence atgaaaaataattacgggaaaattttattattgtcaTCTTGTGCTTTGAGCTTTGGCATATACTGTTACGtgaagaaaacaaaatattcagATTATGAAAGGAGATATGAAGGtgttttaaaagatatagaaagacaaaaaatgaaacttcaaaaatggaaagctgataatttatag
- the PmUG01_12058900 gene encoding cysteine proteinase, putative: MVKDIKKSGISLTSSGLKAINKKQIYLKRNERRIFKICTYAFMTFILCCAVILYFTIFTNNENKNNSTQENGGILNNEEIDTLREILKKYKEQNKKDIKDDETVNMENKKKGKKNDDDDNNKNNMEKNKSQDHAELMEKYKRLVNDKSKENREELAKMLHGLLKNSLEEKKIQERKQNSNENDENVTPKNAYHHFSDEHNNNRNSTNNNEKNVEVNEQVDSTYDNLKYASQFNSYMKEYNKKYKDINEQMEKYENFKRNYISIETYNKMENILYKKKLNQFSDYSKKDFENYFKKLLPIPNHLKEKYVVPFKSTRKKEDQNNKVEKSKSIFGDLPDNLDYREKGIVHEPKDQMLCGSCWAFASVGNVECIYAKNNNNTILTLSEQEIVDCSKLNFGCDGGHPFYSFIYGVENGICLNEDYKYRAIDNLFCLSYRCKNKVALTSVGGVMENELIRALNEVGPVSVNVGVTDEFAFYFEGIFNGSCTEELNHSVLLIGYGQVERASVFAKENSNSSSNSLQKKGTSSHNSDDEMLYYWIIKNSWGTKWGENGFMRISRNKEGDNVFCGIGVEVFYPIL; encoded by the coding sequence atggtaaaggatataaaaaagagTGGCATTAGCTTGACCTCATCTGGTTTAAAAgctattaataaaaaacaaatatatttaaaaaggaatgaaagaagaattttcaaaatatgtacatatgcatttATGACGTTTATTCTGTGTTGTGCAGTAATTTTATACTTCACTATCTTTACGAATAAtgagaacaaaaataattctacGCAGGAAAATGGTGGAATTTTAAACAATGAAGAAATAGATACTCTAAGAGAGATTTTAAAGAAGTATaaggaacaaaataaaaaggatataaaaGACGATGAAACAGTTAacatggaaaataaaaaaaagggaaaaaaaaatgatgatgatgataataataaaaataacatggaaaaaaataaaagccaAGATCATGCTGAACTGATGGAAAAGTATAAACGCCTTGTTAATGATAAGAGTAAGGAAAATAGAGAGGAACTAGCCAAAATGTTACATggattattaaaaaatagtttagaagaaaaaaagattcAAGAAAGGAAACAAAATAGtaatgaaaatgatgaaaatgtgACACCAAAAAATGCATACCATCATTTTAGTGatgaacataataataataggaatagtacaaataataatgagaaaaatgTAGAAGTTAATGAACAAGTTGATAGTACATATGATAACCTAAAATATGCATCCCAATTTAATTCTTATATGAAAGAGTACAATAAGAAGTACAAAGATATAAATGAACAGATGgaaaaatacgaaaattttaaaagaaattatataagtattgaaacatataataaaatggaaaatattttatataaaaagaagcTAAATCAGTTCAGTGACTATTCCAAAAAAGATTtcgaaaattattttaaaaaattattgccTATACCAAATCatttgaaagaaaaatacgTAGTCCCATTTAAGAGCAcacgaaaaaaagaagatcaAAACAATAAAGTAGAAAAGAGTAAAAGCATTTTTGGCGATCTACCAGATAATCTAGATTATAGAGAAAAGGGTATAGTACATGAACCGAAAGATCAAATGTTATGTGGATCATGTTGGGCCTTTGCTAGTGTAGGTAATGTTGAATGTATTTATgcaaaaaacaataataacacaATTTTAACTTTAAGTGAACAAGAGATAGTAGATTGTtctaaattaaattttggaTGTGATGGAGGACatcctttttattcttttatttatggaGTTGAAAATGGAATATGTTTAAATGAAGATTATAAATATAGGGCAATCGATAATTTGTTTTGTCTAAGTTATAGatgcaaaaataaagtaGCTTTAACATCCGTTGGCGGTGTAATggaaaatgaattaatacgTGCTCTTAACGAAGTGGGACCTGTGTCTGTTAATGTCGGTGTAACAGATGAATTCGCTTTTTATTTCGAGGGTATTTTTAATGGTTCGTGTACAGAGGAATTGAATCATTCCGTTCTCCTAATTGGATATGGACAAGTGGAAAGGGCTAGCGTATTTGCAAAAGAAAACAGTAACAGTAGTAGTAACagtttacaaaaaaaaggaacaagtTCTCACAATTCGGATGATGAAATGTTGTACTACtggattataaaaaattcatgGGGTACTAAATGGGGTGAGAATGGATTTATGAGGATTAGCAGAAATAAGGAAGGAGACAATGTATTTTGTGGAATAGGTGTTGAAGTTTTTTATCCTATTTTGTAA